A genomic region of Micromonospora sp. NBC_01796 contains the following coding sequences:
- a CDS encoding SAM-dependent methyltransferase yields MSLWLHELSEAEHRILNPFTHEKLMLLGAASRVGPQTRVLDLACGKGELLARWAQGYGIRGHGVDISEVFLTAASKRAAELGVSDRVSFQYGDAAEYRAEPAGYDVVSCLGATWIGGGLAGTIELMRRAVRPNGLLLVGEPYWIDPPPPGAYSAYGFGLDDFTSLGGTLDRFEAAGTDLVEVVLADADSWDRYVAQQWWTLTEWLRAYPHDPRAQQVREFRDLSRRWHLEYGRRYFGWGVFVLRPTLAPGR; encoded by the coding sequence ATGTCGCTTTGGTTGCACGAGCTGTCGGAGGCGGAGCACCGCATCCTCAACCCGTTCACCCACGAGAAGTTGATGCTGCTCGGGGCGGCCAGTCGGGTCGGGCCGCAGACCAGGGTCCTCGACCTCGCGTGCGGGAAGGGTGAACTGCTCGCCCGCTGGGCCCAGGGTTACGGCATCCGTGGGCACGGCGTGGACATCAGCGAGGTGTTCCTGACCGCCGCCAGCAAACGCGCGGCCGAACTCGGGGTCAGTGACCGGGTCAGCTTCCAGTACGGCGACGCCGCCGAGTACCGGGCCGAGCCCGCCGGTTACGACGTCGTCTCCTGCCTCGGCGCGACCTGGATCGGCGGCGGGCTGGCCGGGACCATCGAGCTGATGCGGCGGGCGGTCCGCCCCAACGGGCTGCTCCTGGTCGGCGAGCCCTACTGGATCGACCCGCCACCGCCTGGGGCGTACTCGGCGTACGGGTTCGGGCTGGACGACTTCACCTCGCTCGGCGGCACCCTGGACCGGTTCGAGGCGGCCGGCACCGACCTGGTCGAGGTGGTGCTCGCCGACGCCGACAGTTGGGACCGTTACGTGGCCCAGCAGTGGTGGACGCTGACCGAGTGGCTGCGCGCGTACCCGCACGATCCGCGCGCCCAGCAGGTACGCGAGTTCCGTGACCTGTCCCGCCGGTGGCACCTCGAGTACGGCCGCCGCTACTTCGGCTGGGGCGTCTTCGTACTCCGCCCGACGCTCGCCCCGGGACGGTAG
- the groEL gene encoding chaperonin GroEL yields MSGPVATRSPAGRYALLIATGEYADPSLDRLRAPQQDVARLGAVLADPAIGNFHVRTLRDAPEREVRAAIEDLLTDRVDSDLVLLYFSCHGIVDPYHRLYFAAADTVRTRPASTAISRSFVNEQFEACRAAAKVLILDCCFAGAFAEGFKGAPQGALECQVGRGYVVLSACDSYEYAFESDELVASAPRGSIFTDVLIEGLVTGAADLDRDGLVGVDELFRYVHDGVIRRRPEQQPKYSAYNAEPHIYLATAPITGGAAVPVPGGTVGGAPNGFTAGPAPGAPTLHLPATYNQHQAIVARGFRTGADLIRRTYGPFGRRMLVQDEQGGYHEMADAAGIVRLLAGGDPRDALGTGYLRELVEGIRHRVGDGATTGVVLAQAMLDGASAALRGGANPVALRRGISTAVRDVAVELAGLAVPVRTRAELRALATIASGDELVGDLVAEAVDRIGRDGVIRVEASNLFGLELELTEGMSLRAGHVSPAFVTDEEEAEAVLDEPYVLLVDERIGTAEELLRLLGAVEREGRPLAVFAPEIRDPALAALVLAKARQLLSPVAVTLPWPAGQRRDALAELAALTGATVLGGESAVRLADATLAELGRARRVVTTRSESVVLAGVDDPDPIVRRYQRLRTARTRADPRRNDPRADGRRRAESRYGEPLRVSAERLSRVAGGVAVIKVGEVTPEQQRVRRRQIDDAVRNAKAAVEWGLVAGGGAALLGVHTRLTGRRTAPVPRQRGDDEGLGYAVVVDALPAPFEELLRSAGRDPDGVPEDLWYRGPGVTFDLVSGRYVVARDAGIVDAAATVREAVSAAASVVTRYLMLG; encoded by the coding sequence ATGTCGGGTCCGGTGGCGACTAGATCACCGGCCGGCCGGTACGCGCTGCTGATCGCGACCGGTGAGTACGCCGACCCCTCCCTCGACCGGCTGCGCGCACCGCAGCAGGACGTGGCGCGGTTGGGTGCCGTACTGGCGGATCCGGCGATCGGCAACTTCCACGTGCGTACGCTGCGCGACGCCCCCGAACGGGAGGTACGGGCGGCGATCGAGGACCTGTTGACGGACAGGGTCGACAGCGATCTCGTCCTGCTCTACTTCTCCTGCCACGGGATCGTCGACCCCTACCACCGGCTCTACTTCGCCGCCGCCGACACCGTCCGTACCCGCCCGGCGAGCACGGCCATCTCCCGTTCCTTCGTCAACGAGCAGTTCGAGGCGTGCCGGGCCGCGGCCAAGGTGCTGATCCTGGACTGCTGCTTCGCCGGTGCGTTCGCCGAGGGCTTCAAGGGAGCGCCGCAGGGCGCGCTGGAGTGCCAGGTGGGCCGGGGGTACGTCGTACTCAGCGCCTGCGACAGCTACGAGTACGCGTTCGAGTCCGACGAACTGGTCGCCTCGGCACCCCGTGGCTCGATCTTCACCGACGTACTGATCGAAGGGCTGGTCACCGGTGCGGCGGACCTCGACCGGGACGGCCTGGTCGGCGTCGACGAGCTGTTCCGTTACGTGCACGACGGGGTGATCCGCCGCCGGCCGGAACAGCAGCCGAAGTACAGCGCCTACAACGCCGAGCCGCACATCTACCTGGCCACCGCGCCGATCACGGGTGGCGCCGCCGTCCCGGTGCCGGGCGGAACGGTCGGCGGTGCCCCGAACGGGTTCACCGCCGGACCCGCCCCGGGCGCCCCGACCCTCCACCTGCCGGCCACCTACAACCAGCACCAGGCGATCGTGGCGCGCGGCTTCCGTACGGGTGCGGACCTGATCCGGCGGACCTACGGGCCGTTCGGCCGGCGGATGCTGGTCCAGGACGAGCAGGGCGGGTACCACGAGATGGCGGACGCGGCCGGGATCGTCCGGCTGCTGGCAGGTGGCGACCCCCGCGACGCGCTCGGCACCGGTTACCTGCGGGAACTGGTGGAGGGAATCCGGCACCGGGTCGGCGACGGAGCCACCACCGGCGTGGTCCTCGCCCAGGCCATGCTGGACGGCGCCTCCGCCGCACTCCGGGGCGGCGCCAACCCGGTGGCGCTGCGGCGGGGGATTTCGACCGCCGTACGGGATGTCGCCGTGGAACTCGCCGGCCTCGCGGTGCCGGTACGCACCAGAGCGGAACTGCGGGCGCTGGCGACCATCGCCTCCGGTGACGAACTCGTCGGCGACCTGGTGGCCGAGGCGGTGGACCGGATCGGCCGCGACGGCGTGATCCGGGTCGAGGCGAGCAACCTGTTCGGCCTCGAACTGGAACTCACCGAGGGGATGAGCCTGCGGGCCGGGCACGTGTCACCGGCTTTCGTGACCGACGAGGAGGAGGCGGAGGCGGTGCTCGACGAGCCGTACGTGCTCCTCGTCGACGAGCGGATCGGTACCGCCGAGGAGTTGTTGCGGTTGCTGGGCGCGGTGGAACGGGAGGGTCGGCCGCTGGCGGTGTTCGCGCCCGAGATCCGTGACCCGGCGCTGGCCGCGCTGGTCCTGGCGAAGGCCCGGCAGTTGCTCAGCCCGGTCGCGGTGACCCTGCCCTGGCCGGCCGGTCAACGCCGGGACGCGCTGGCGGAACTGGCCGCGCTCACCGGCGCGACGGTGCTCGGGGGCGAGTCGGCCGTGCGTCTCGCCGACGCGACCCTGGCCGAGTTGGGCCGGGCCCGGCGGGTGGTCACCACCCGGAGCGAGTCGGTGGTCCTGGCCGGGGTCGACGACCCGGACCCGATCGTCCGCCGCTACCAGCGGCTGCGGACCGCGCGGACCCGTGCCGATCCGCGCCGCAACGACCCCCGGGCGGACGGGAGGCGGCGGGCCGAGTCGCGGTACGGCGAGCCGCTGCGGGTGTCGGCGGAGCGGCTGTCCCGGGTGGCCGGCGGGGTGGCGGTGATCAAGGTGGGCGAGGTGACCCCGGAGCAGCAGCGGGTCCGGCGGCGCCAGATCGACGACGCGGTACGCAACGCCAAGGCTGCGGTGGAGTGGGGACTGGTCGCCGGCGGCGGTGCGGCGCTGCTCGGGGTGCACACCCGGCTCACCGGTCGGCGTACCGCACCGGTGCCGAGGCAGCGGGGAGACGACGAGGGGCTCGGGTACGCGGTTGTCGTCGACGCGTTGCCGGCGCCGTTCGAGGAGTTGCTGCGCAGCGCCGGGCGCGACCCGGACGGGGTGCCCGAGGACCTGTGGTACCGGGGGCCGGGGGTCACCTTCGACCTGGTGAGCGGGCGGTACGTGGTGGCGCGGGACGCCGGCATCGTGGACGCCGCAGCGACCGTACGCGAGGCGGTGAGCGCCGCCGCGAGCGTGGTGACCCGCTACCTCATGCTCGGCTGA
- a CDS encoding RICIN domain-containing protein codes for MVTSEPRPQPPGGTVYGAPAPPQPGRDRLMTAALAIGGVGVLIGVLFATGLFAGGGDGDQAAVPAPAAVSDPAAPPAPSGVAAGSTEPAPPPSPTPAEIPARIFRSAASSLCLALNTNDNPDGPQVQQRVCTGDLTQQWRPTPVVGDEFGLVNVATGRCLEVKDGSKDDGARLHFAVCDGTVEQRWRLAGLDTGQVSLVNLNSGRCADVPENTLTSPDTSLQQWACHGRANQQWVG; via the coding sequence ATGGTCACCTCCGAGCCACGACCACAACCGCCGGGTGGCACCGTCTACGGCGCGCCCGCCCCGCCGCAGCCCGGCCGGGACCGGCTGATGACGGCCGCGCTCGCGATCGGCGGCGTCGGCGTACTGATCGGGGTGCTCTTCGCCACCGGCCTCTTCGCCGGTGGCGGCGACGGTGACCAGGCAGCGGTGCCCGCCCCGGCCGCCGTCTCCGACCCCGCCGCACCGCCCGCGCCGAGCGGCGTGGCGGCGGGCAGCACCGAGCCGGCACCCCCGCCCAGCCCGACCCCGGCGGAGATCCCCGCCCGGATCTTCCGCTCCGCGGCATCGTCGCTCTGCCTCGCGCTCAACACGAACGACAACCCGGACGGGCCCCAGGTCCAGCAGCGGGTCTGCACCGGCGACCTGACCCAGCAGTGGCGCCCCACCCCCGTCGTGGGTGACGAGTTCGGCCTGGTCAACGTCGCAACCGGACGCTGCCTGGAGGTGAAGGACGGCAGCAAGGACGACGGCGCGCGGCTGCACTTCGCGGTCTGCGACGGCACCGTCGAGCAGCGGTGGCGACTGGCCGGGCTCGACACCGGGCAGGTGTCGCTGGTCAACCTCAACAGCGGGCGCTGCGCGGACGTGCCCGAGAACACCCTCACCAGCCCGGACACCAGCCTGCAACAGTGGGCCTGCCACGGCCGAGCCAACCAGCAGTGGGTCGGGTAA
- a CDS encoding GlxA family transcriptional regulator, producing the protein MRNNRAMTARPHRIAVLALDQVVGLDLGTPSQIFSTARNAADEHFYTVDTCTPGGRPVRSSAGFQVVPDHGLELLDRADTVIVPGVHGASLDDRAILDPEVHRALNAAYERGARIMSICTGAFVLAAAGLLDGRPATTHWAYAERFRRRHPSVRLDPGVLFVDDGNVLTSAGVAAGIDLCLHVIRTDHGSAVANRSARRCVVPPWRDGGQAQFIERPVPHPTDASTAATRQWAQHRLHEPLTLRQLAGHASMSVRTFTRRFRAETGLSPARWLLQHRTDHARLLLETTDLPVDQVAQRSGFGTAAALRQQLHQSIGVPPTTYRRTFRHSSTPPPLPTPPPLDRANTEKEWLSDAE; encoded by the coding sequence ATGCGCAACAATCGGGCCATGACCGCTCGCCCGCACCGGATCGCCGTACTCGCCCTGGACCAGGTGGTCGGCCTGGATCTTGGCACACCGTCGCAGATCTTCAGCACCGCCCGCAACGCCGCGGACGAGCACTTCTACACCGTCGACACCTGCACCCCGGGCGGGCGCCCCGTACGCAGCAGCGCCGGCTTCCAGGTCGTCCCGGACCACGGGCTGGAGCTGCTGGACCGGGCGGACACGGTGATCGTGCCCGGCGTACACGGGGCGTCCCTGGACGACCGGGCGATCCTCGATCCGGAGGTGCACCGGGCGCTGAACGCGGCGTACGAGCGGGGAGCCAGGATCATGTCCATCTGCACCGGCGCCTTCGTGCTCGCCGCCGCCGGTCTGCTCGACGGGCGTCCGGCGACCACCCACTGGGCGTACGCGGAACGGTTCCGGCGCCGGCACCCTAGCGTACGGCTCGACCCCGGGGTCCTCTTCGTCGACGACGGGAACGTCCTCACCTCGGCCGGGGTGGCCGCCGGCATCGACCTCTGCCTGCACGTCATCCGCACCGACCACGGCAGCGCGGTGGCCAACCGGTCGGCGCGCCGGTGCGTGGTCCCGCCGTGGCGCGACGGTGGTCAGGCGCAGTTCATCGAACGGCCGGTGCCCCACCCGACCGACGCCAGCACGGCGGCGACCCGGCAGTGGGCCCAGCACCGCCTGCACGAGCCGCTGACCCTGCGGCAGCTCGCCGGTCACGCCAGCATGAGCGTACGGACGTTCACCCGGCGGTTCCGGGCCGAGACCGGTCTCAGCCCCGCCCGGTGGCTGTTGCAGCACCGCACCGACCACGCCCGCCTGCTACTGGAAACCACCGACCTCCCGGTGGACCAGGTAGCCCAACGCTCCGGCTTCGGCACCGCCGCCGCCCTACGCCAACAACTCCACCAGAGCATCGGCGTACCCCCGACCACCTACCGCCGCACCTTCCGCCACTCCTCCACCCCTCCCCCTCTTCCCACCCCTCCCCCTCTCGACCGCGCAAATACAGAGAAAGAGTGGCTATCCGACGCGGAATAA
- a CDS encoding PQQ-dependent sugar dehydrogenase has product MLRRQSLGRFGAAATIAVLMPLALAGAPAAARDDTLTGSAAAVGPATIQAAAVPLDRLTVSTTQVASGLQRPTAIFAPDDGSGRLLITEKVGTVRVYHPSTGLAEAPLLDITDRVSTAGNERGLLGIVTSTNFAATRALYVAYTSLPSGTLTLSRFTLDQANQQPVPAAREQILLTQPHAEYGNHNGGQLAFGPDGYLYWSLGDGGGADDVLNSGQNLTTLLGKILRLDVSRACAPLLYCVPAGNPFVGVANARPEIWAYGLRNPWRFSFDPADGSLWIADVGQGTFEEVDHLPAGRAGANLGWSCREGTQVFNQARCPAGATFVEPVFTYRTSVDGCAIIGGHVYRGQQYADIAAGTYLATDYCSGTGFAIRPGGGTYATRALGELTIQPTTLGVDAAGEIYLANDLPGQLHKVAFAALPPPVGCTVGYRVDSQWGTGFTATLTLTNTGTQPINGWTVGWTFPGTQRAGTFWNSSGSQQGAAVTARNANWNGTVAPGASVTFGFLGTSSGANPPPTTFTLNNTPCA; this is encoded by the coding sequence ATGTTGCGACGTCAATCACTTGGCCGGTTCGGCGCGGCCGCGACCATCGCCGTACTCATGCCGCTCGCCCTCGCCGGGGCACCCGCCGCCGCCCGCGACGACACCCTGACCGGGTCGGCAGCGGCGGTCGGACCGGCCACGATCCAGGCGGCTGCCGTACCGCTGGACCGGCTGACCGTCAGCACCACCCAGGTCGCCTCGGGGCTGCAACGGCCGACCGCGATCTTCGCCCCGGACGACGGCAGCGGCCGGCTGCTGATCACCGAGAAGGTCGGCACCGTACGGGTCTACCACCCGAGCACCGGCCTCGCCGAGGCGCCACTGCTGGACATCACCGACCGGGTCTCCACCGCCGGCAACGAACGCGGCCTGCTCGGCATCGTCACCTCGACCAACTTCGCCGCCACCCGGGCCCTGTACGTCGCCTACACCAGCCTGCCGTCCGGCACCCTGACGCTGTCCCGGTTCACCCTCGACCAGGCCAACCAGCAGCCGGTACCGGCCGCCCGCGAGCAGATCCTGCTGACCCAGCCGCACGCCGAGTACGGCAACCACAACGGCGGGCAGCTCGCCTTCGGCCCGGACGGCTACCTCTACTGGAGCCTGGGCGACGGTGGCGGCGCGGACGACGTACTCAACAGCGGGCAGAACCTGACCACCCTGCTCGGCAAGATCCTCCGGCTGGACGTGAGCCGGGCCTGCGCGCCGCTGCTGTACTGCGTACCGGCGGGCAACCCGTTCGTCGGGGTCGCGAACGCCCGACCGGAGATCTGGGCGTACGGGCTGCGCAACCCGTGGCGGTTCTCGTTCGACCCGGCCGACGGATCGCTCTGGATCGCCGACGTCGGCCAGGGCACCTTCGAGGAGGTCGACCACCTGCCGGCCGGCCGGGCCGGGGCGAACCTCGGCTGGTCCTGCCGGGAGGGCACCCAGGTGTTCAACCAGGCGCGTTGTCCGGCCGGCGCCACCTTCGTCGAACCGGTCTTCACGTACCGCACCTCGGTCGACGGGTGCGCCATCATCGGCGGGCACGTCTACCGGGGCCAGCAGTACGCCGACATCGCGGCCGGAACGTACCTCGCCACCGACTACTGCTCCGGCACCGGCTTCGCGATCCGGCCCGGCGGCGGCACGTACGCCACCCGGGCGCTCGGTGAGCTGACCATCCAGCCGACCACGCTCGGGGTCGACGCGGCCGGGGAGATCTACCTCGCCAACGACCTGCCCGGACAACTGCACAAGGTCGCCTTCGCGGCGCTCCCGCCGCCGGTGGGTTGCACCGTCGGCTACCGGGTGGATTCCCAGTGGGGGACCGGCTTCACCGCCACCCTGACCCTCACCAACACCGGCACCCAGCCGATCAACGGCTGGACGGTCGGCTGGACCTTCCCCGGCACCCAGCGGGCCGGCACGTTCTGGAACTCCAGCGGCAGCCAGCAGGGCGCGGCGGTGACCGCCCGCAACGCCAACTGGAACGGCACCGTGGCACCGGGCGCCTCGGTCACCTTCGGCTTCCTCGGCACCAGCAGCGGCGCCAACCCCCCACCCACCACCTTCACCCTCAACAACACCCCCTGCGCCTGA
- a CDS encoding DUF427 domain-containing protein: MPKAMWNNQVIAESTDTVVVEGNHYFPRSALRDDVIRESDTHTICPWKGEASYYSLSLDGNESQDAVWYYPDPLPAAEQIRDRVAFWKDVQVVD, translated from the coding sequence GTGCCGAAAGCCATGTGGAACAACCAGGTCATCGCAGAGAGCACCGACACCGTGGTTGTCGAGGGCAACCACTACTTTCCGCGCAGCGCGTTGCGCGACGACGTGATTCGGGAATCCGACACTCACACCATCTGCCCCTGGAAGGGAGAAGCCTCCTACTACTCCCTCTCCCTGGACGGCAACGAGAGCCAGGACGCGGTCTGGTACTACCCCGATCCGCTCCCCGCCGCCGAGCAGATCCGCGACCGGGTCGCCTTCTGGAAGGACGTCCAGGTCGTCGACTGA
- a CDS encoding vWA domain-containing protein has product MSPTDVPGGNRFRYGSWRGGPDPLAPPYDVRAAVDSVGAEVLAGGSLRDALRALLRQGPTGGAGLDELLARARRMRREAMRRGNLDGAVTRAQALLDQALAAERDELRGRDDDAARFAEAVLDNLPNSTARAVEELGGYQWTSDEARQAYQQILDGLRRDVLEQRFSGLRDALRSSAADPAARQRLGEMMHDLNDLLARHGRGEDTTDAFAEFMGRHGEFFPEQPGSTDELVDVLARRAAAGERLMRSLSDRQRSELAQLMESALGPDLAAEMAALDGNLRGLRPDLAWERRERVRGDQPLDYGQATGALSEIAELDDLLDQLGQEHPGATLDEVDVEAVRRNLGRDAADDVRRLRDLERELRRQGWVTRGADGLTLSPKALRRLGGTALRRVFADLGSGRRGEHDLRAAGAAGEVTGASRPWEYGDEQPLDVVRTVARAVRRGGGGVPVALAVEDFEVVETERRASAAVALCVDLSFSMVSEGRWGPMKQTALALSHLVATKFPQDALQIIGFGREAAELSREELAAVEPEMVQGTNLQHALRLAGRHLRRHAGSEPVVLVVTDGEPTAHLDPDDGVGVFNWPPLRETIEATVVEVDALTRYGATMNLFMLGEDPGLRRFVDAVAKRSGGRVFTPSPDDLGQYVVSDYLRARQGRRR; this is encoded by the coding sequence ATGAGCCCGACGGACGTACCCGGCGGAAACCGGTTCCGGTACGGCTCCTGGCGCGGCGGCCCGGACCCGCTCGCCCCGCCGTACGACGTGCGTGCCGCGGTCGACTCGGTCGGCGCCGAGGTGCTGGCCGGCGGCAGCCTCCGGGACGCGCTGCGGGCCCTGCTCCGGCAGGGCCCGACGGGCGGCGCAGGACTGGACGAACTGCTCGCCCGGGCCCGGCGGATGCGCCGTGAGGCGATGCGCCGGGGCAACCTCGACGGCGCGGTCACCCGGGCGCAGGCGCTGCTGGACCAGGCGCTCGCCGCCGAACGCGACGAGCTGCGCGGGCGCGACGACGACGCGGCCCGGTTCGCCGAGGCGGTGCTGGACAACCTGCCGAACTCCACCGCCCGCGCGGTCGAGGAGCTGGGCGGTTACCAGTGGACCAGCGACGAGGCCCGGCAGGCGTACCAGCAGATCCTCGACGGGCTGCGCCGGGACGTGTTGGAGCAGCGGTTCTCCGGGCTGCGCGACGCGCTGCGCTCGTCGGCCGCCGACCCGGCCGCCCGGCAGCGGCTGGGCGAGATGATGCACGACCTGAACGACCTGCTCGCCCGGCACGGTCGGGGCGAGGACACCACGGACGCGTTCGCCGAGTTCATGGGCCGGCACGGCGAGTTCTTCCCGGAGCAGCCGGGGTCGACCGACGAGCTGGTGGACGTACTCGCCCGGCGGGCCGCCGCCGGGGAGCGGCTGATGCGGTCGCTGTCCGACCGGCAACGGTCCGAGCTGGCCCAGCTCATGGAGTCGGCGCTCGGCCCCGACCTGGCGGCGGAGATGGCCGCTCTCGACGGCAACCTGCGCGGCCTGCGTCCCGACCTGGCCTGGGAACGGCGCGAGCGGGTCCGGGGCGACCAGCCGCTCGACTACGGCCAGGCGACCGGTGCGCTGTCCGAGATCGCCGAGCTGGACGACCTGCTCGACCAGCTCGGTCAGGAACATCCGGGCGCGACCCTGGACGAGGTGGACGTGGAGGCGGTCCGGCGCAACCTGGGCCGGGACGCCGCCGACGACGTACGCCGGTTGCGTGACCTTGAGCGGGAGCTGCGCCGGCAGGGTTGGGTGACCCGGGGTGCAGACGGCCTGACGTTGAGCCCGAAGGCCCTGCGCCGGCTCGGCGGGACCGCGCTGCGTCGGGTCTTCGCCGACCTGGGGTCGGGCCGGCGCGGGGAACACGACCTGCGCGCGGCCGGCGCGGCCGGCGAGGTCACCGGGGCGTCCAGACCCTGGGAGTACGGCGACGAGCAGCCGCTCGACGTGGTGCGCACGGTCGCCCGCGCGGTACGCCGAGGTGGTGGCGGGGTGCCGGTGGCCCTCGCGGTCGAGGACTTCGAGGTGGTGGAGACCGAGCGGCGCGCCTCGGCGGCGGTGGCGCTCTGTGTCGACCTCTCCTTCTCGATGGTCTCCGAGGGACGCTGGGGCCCGATGAAGCAGACCGCCCTGGCCCTGTCGCACCTGGTGGCGACCAAGTTCCCGCAGGACGCGTTGCAGATCATCGGCTTCGGTCGGGAGGCCGCCGAGCTGTCCCGGGAGGAGTTGGCGGCGGTGGAGCCGGAGATGGTGCAGGGCACCAACCTCCAGCACGCGCTCCGGCTGGCCGGTCGGCACCTGCGCCGGCACGCCGGCAGCGAGCCGGTGGTGCTGGTGGTGACCGACGGGGAACCGACTGCGCACCTGGACCCGGACGACGGCGTCGGGGTGTTCAACTGGCCGCCGCTGCGGGAGACGATCGAGGCCACCGTGGTCGAGGTCGACGCCCTGACCCGGTACGGCGCCACCATGAACCTCTTCATGCTGGGCGAGGACCCCGGCCTACGCCGGTTCGTCGACGCCGTGGCCAAGCGCTCCGGCGGCCGCGTCTTCACCCCCTCTCCCGACGACCTCGGCCAGTACGTCGTATCCGACTACCTCCGCGCCCGCCAAGGCCGCCGCCGCTGA
- a CDS encoding MFS transporter has product MALRPLVAGVSVIETSTVKTQRLFHPAWAVAAVAFVALVGAAGFRATPSVLLHPLHEEFGWPLATISAAVSVNLILYGLTAPFAAALMERFGIRRVVVAALLLVATGSGLTVFMTASWQLIACWGVLVGLGTGSMALAFVATVTGRWFVKRRGLVTGVLTAGGAAGQLVFLPVLANLVQSYDWKVAALVVAGAALLVVPLVVFFLREHPADLGLPLYGGTEVVRPKPLPGGAAGAAARALTGLRTAARTRAFWLLAGGFAICGATTNGLVGTHFIPAAHDHGVAETTAASLLALVGLFDIVGTIASGWLTDRVDSRLLLAGYYALRGLSLLVLPSLFVNTTGPTMLVFIVFYGLDWVATVPPTVALCREHFGDRGPVVFGWVFASHQVGAAIAATGAGLVRDRLGEYTVAWYAAGVLALGAAALSLMLRRREPEPVPVVEPEPVTTAPRAWRLRPTDV; this is encoded by the coding sequence ATGGCTCTCCGGCCACTCGTCGCCGGGGTGAGTGTGATCGAGACTTCGACCGTGAAGACTCAGCGCCTGTTCCATCCCGCCTGGGCCGTCGCCGCCGTGGCCTTCGTGGCCCTGGTCGGTGCCGCCGGGTTCCGGGCCACGCCGTCGGTCCTGCTGCACCCGCTGCACGAGGAGTTCGGCTGGCCGCTGGCCACCATCTCCGCGGCGGTCTCGGTCAACCTGATCCTCTACGGGCTCACCGCACCGTTCGCCGCCGCGCTGATGGAGCGGTTCGGCATCCGCCGGGTGGTGGTCGCCGCCCTGCTCCTGGTTGCCACCGGCAGCGGGCTGACCGTGTTCATGACCGCGAGCTGGCAGCTCATCGCCTGCTGGGGCGTACTGGTCGGGTTGGGGACCGGGTCGATGGCGCTCGCCTTCGTGGCGACGGTGACCGGGCGTTGGTTCGTCAAGCGCCGGGGACTGGTGACCGGGGTGCTCACCGCCGGTGGCGCCGCCGGGCAGCTCGTTTTCCTGCCCGTGCTGGCCAACCTGGTCCAGTCGTACGACTGGAAGGTGGCCGCCCTGGTCGTGGCGGGGGCGGCGCTGCTGGTCGTACCGCTGGTGGTGTTCTTCCTGCGCGAGCACCCGGCGGACCTGGGCCTGCCGTTGTACGGCGGCACCGAGGTCGTTCGCCCGAAGCCGCTGCCGGGCGGCGCCGCCGGTGCGGCGGCGCGGGCGCTGACCGGGCTGCGGACGGCCGCCCGGACCCGCGCGTTCTGGCTGCTCGCGGGCGGGTTCGCGATCTGCGGGGCGACCACCAACGGACTGGTCGGGACCCACTTCATCCCGGCCGCCCACGACCACGGGGTGGCCGAGACGACCGCCGCGAGCCTGCTCGCCCTGGTCGGTCTCTTCGACATCGTCGGCACGATCGCGTCCGGCTGGCTGACCGACCGGGTGGACAGCCGATTGCTCCTGGCCGGTTACTACGCGCTGCGCGGGCTCTCCCTGCTGGTCCTGCCGAGCCTCTTCGTCAACACCACCGGGCCGACCATGCTGGTGTTCATCGTCTTCTACGGGCTCGACTGGGTGGCCACGGTGCCGCCGACGGTCGCCCTGTGCCGGGAGCACTTCGGTGACCGGGGACCGGTGGTGTTCGGCTGGGTGTTCGCCTCGCACCAGGTCGGTGCGGCGATCGCGGCCACCGGCGCCGGCCTGGTCCGGGACCGGCTCGGTGAGTACACCGTGGCCTGGTACGCCGCCGGCGTGCTGGCGCTCGGCGCGGCGGCGCTCTCGCTGATGTTGCGCCGCCGGGAACCCGAGCCGGTGCCGGTGGTCGAACCGGAGCCGGTCACCACCGCCCCGCGCGCCTGGCGGCTGCGTCCCACCGACGTCTAG